Proteins from a single region of Cyprinus carpio isolate SPL01 unplaced genomic scaffold, ASM1834038v1 S000006762, whole genome shotgun sequence:
- the LOC109072752 gene encoding gastrula zinc finger protein XlCGF49.1-like: protein MALKEENQDLNEKEDKDEKHDFMAEEKAFSCSETEKTLSRKKAKKTATKGNFTCQQCGKIFNQNRHLTVHMRVHTGEKPYTCQQCGKCFSQKVSLKAHMRVHTGENPYTCQQCGKCFNRKGNLTVHMRIHTRESPFSCQQCGKSFTQKGSLKVHMRIHTGENPFACQECGKGFIRKASLKKSHMRVHTGEKPYTCVLNVEFTLERSHKPSNPTS from the coding sequence ATGGCACTGAAAGAGGAGAATCAAGACCTAAATGAAAAAGAAGATAAAGACGAGAAACATGATTTCATGGCTGAAGAAAAAGCTTTTAGTTGCTCTGAGACTGAAAAGactttgtcaagaaaaaaagctaaaaagacaGCGACTAAAGGTAATTTCACTTGCCAACAGTGCGGAAAGATTTTCAATCAAAATAGACACCTTAcagtccacatgagagttcacactggagagaaaccttacacgtgccagcagtgtggaaagtgtttcagtCAAAAAGTAAGTCTTAAAgcccacatgagagttcacactggagaaaacccttacacctgccaacagtgtggaaaatgttTCAACAGAAAAGGAAACCTAacagtccacatgagaattcacactagAGAGAGTCCATTctcctgccaacagtgtggaaaaagcttCACTCAGAAAGGaagccttaaagtccacatgagaattcacactggcgAAAACCCTTTCGCCTGCCAGGAGTGTGGAAAAGGTTTCATTCGAAAAGCGAGTCTTAAAAAAagccacatgagagttcacactggagagaagccttacacttGTGTCCTCAATGTGGAATTCACTCTGGAGAGAAGTCATAAACCCTCAAACCCCACATCATAA